In the Pseudothauera hydrothermalis genome, one interval contains:
- the lipB gene encoding lipoyl(octanoyl) transferase LipB, producing the protein MSAGWVVKRLGRVDYLPVWEAMRRFTATRTETTADEIWLLEHPPVYTLGQAGRPEHLLPAGRDAGIPLVHIDRGGQITYHGPGQLVTYLLIDLPRRRLKVRALVYLMEQALIDCLADYDIAAARKAGAPGVYVDGAKIAALGLRVKNGCSYHGLALNVDVDLAPFSWINPCGYEGLATARLRDFGVADDLAAVGDRLLGHLQRLLPPIAPEQRVADSPSAQAAP; encoded by the coding sequence ATGAGCGCAGGCTGGGTGGTCAAGCGCCTTGGCCGGGTGGATTACCTCCCGGTCTGGGAAGCGATGCGCCGCTTTACCGCCACGCGCACCGAAACCACCGCAGACGAAATCTGGCTGCTGGAGCATCCGCCGGTCTACACCCTGGGCCAAGCCGGGCGCCCCGAGCATCTACTGCCTGCCGGGCGCGACGCCGGCATCCCGCTGGTCCACATCGATCGCGGCGGGCAGATTACCTACCACGGCCCCGGCCAATTAGTGACCTATCTGCTGATCGACCTGCCGCGCCGCCGGCTCAAGGTGCGCGCACTAGTCTATCTGATGGAACAGGCGCTGATCGACTGTCTGGCCGACTATGACATCGCCGCCGCGCGCAAGGCCGGCGCCCCCGGGGTGTACGTTGACGGCGCCAAGATCGCTGCGCTCGGCCTGCGGGTGAAAAACGGTTGCAGCTATCACGGGCTGGCGCTCAATGTGGATGTAGATCTCGCCCCGTTTAGCTGGATCAACCCGTGCGGCTATGAGGGGCTGGCCACCGCTCGTTTGCGCGATTTTGGCGTTGCGGACGATTTGGCCGCGGTGGGCGATCGCTTGCTCGGTCATTTGCAGCGGCTGTTGCCACCCATAGCCCCGGAGCAGCGTGTTGCGGACAGCCCCAGTGCCCAGGCTGCCCCATAA
- a CDS encoding TlpA disulfide reductase family protein: protein MKVKIIAAITVFVLALAGFWVFSHKPPAPEVTFTTLQGERLRTADLRGQVVLVNFWATTCTSCIKEMPALVQTHEKFASRGYRTIAVAMDYDPPAQVKAYVARSQLPFTVALDTRGEVAQAFDGVRLTPTSYLIDKRGRIVHKYLGEPDFEQLHRLLDRLLDEAA, encoded by the coding sequence CGCCCTGGCAGGGTTTTGGGTGTTCAGCCACAAGCCGCCCGCACCGGAGGTGACCTTTACCACCTTGCAAGGTGAGCGCCTGCGTACTGCCGATCTGCGCGGGCAAGTGGTACTGGTGAATTTCTGGGCCACCACGTGCACCAGCTGTATCAAAGAGATGCCGGCGTTGGTGCAAACCCATGAAAAATTCGCCTCACGCGGCTACCGCACCATCGCGGTCGCCATGGACTACGACCCCCCGGCGCAAGTGAAAGCCTATGTGGCGCGTAGCCAACTACCGTTCACGGTGGCGCTCGATACCCGCGGCGAGGTGGCGCAGGCGTTCGACGGTGTGCGCTTGACCCCGACCAGTTATCTGATCGACAAACGCGGCCGCATCGTACACAAATACCTGGGCGAACCCGATTTCGAACAGCTGCACCGCTTGCTCGACCGTCTGCTCGACGAAGCAGCGTAG
- the lipA gene encoding lipoyl synthase, with the protein METPVRKQRGADKTARIPIKIVPAERLKKPEWIRIRLGAGQEAERFNQIKATLRDHKLHTVCEEASCPNIHECFGKGTATFMIMGDICTRRCPFCDVGHGRPAPLDADEPAQLARTIAAMGLNYVVITSVDRDDLRDGGAQHFVDCIRATRAASPHTKIEVLVPDFRGRMEIALEIFDQAPPDVMNHNLETVPRLYKQARPGSDYAHSLELLKAFKARHPEVPTKSGLMVGLGETDEEILEVMRDLRRHDVDMLTIGQYLQPSAGHLPVLRYVHPDTFKMFEAEALKMGFKNAACGPMVRSSYWADQQAHGAGVV; encoded by the coding sequence ATGGAAACCCCCGTGCGCAAGCAGCGCGGCGCTGACAAAACCGCCCGCATCCCGATCAAGATCGTCCCCGCCGAACGTCTGAAAAAACCCGAGTGGATCCGCATCAGGCTCGGCGCAGGCCAAGAGGCCGAACGTTTCAACCAAATCAAGGCCACGCTGCGCGACCACAAGCTGCATACCGTGTGCGAGGAGGCCTCCTGCCCAAACATCCATGAATGTTTCGGCAAGGGTACGGCCACCTTCATGATTATGGGCGACATCTGCACCCGGCGCTGTCCCTTCTGCGATGTCGGCCACGGCCGCCCCGCGCCGCTCGATGCCGACGAGCCGGCACAACTTGCCCGCACGATCGCCGCGATGGGCCTGAACTACGTGGTGATTACCTCGGTCGACCGCGACGACCTGCGCGACGGCGGGGCCCAACATTTTGTCGATTGCATTCGCGCCACCCGTGCCGCCTCGCCCCACACCAAGATCGAGGTGCTGGTGCCGGACTTTCGCGGGCGCATGGAGATTGCCCTGGAGATTTTCGACCAGGCTCCGCCGGATGTGATGAACCATAATCTGGAGACCGTGCCAAGGCTCTACAAGCAGGCCCGCCCCGGTTCCGACTACGCGCATTCGCTCGAGCTGCTCAAGGCATTCAAGGCCCGCCACCCCGAGGTGCCGACCAAGTCCGGCCTGATGGTCGGTTTGGGCGAAACCGACGAGGAAATCCTCGAGGTGATGCGCGACCTGCGCCGGCACGATGTCGATATGCTCACCATCGGCCAGTATTTGCAGCCTTCCGCCGGTCACCTGCCGGTGCTGCGCTACGTGCATCCGGACACCTTCAAGATGTTCGAGGCCGAAGCATTAAAAATGGGCTTCAAAAACGCCGCCTGCGGGCCGATGGTGCGTTCGTCTTATTGGGCCGACCAACAAGCCCACGGTGCCGGCGTGGTTTGA
- a CDS encoding YbeD family protein has translation MGLRVEGFAQAVVEVVQRHAPDFDPGSVQMRPSAKGNYLAVTCTFRAVSQQQVDTLYRELTAHPMVKVVL, from the coding sequence ATGGGCCTGCGGGTGGAAGGCTTTGCCCAAGCGGTGGTGGAAGTGGTGCAGCGCCATGCGCCCGATTTCGATCCGGGCAGCGTACAAATGCGCCCCTCGGCCAAAGGCAACTATCTGGCGGTGACCTGCACCTTCCGGGCGGTGTCGCAGCAGCAGGTCGATACCCTGTACCGCGAACTTACTGCCCACCCCATGGTCAAGGTGGTGCTATGA